From a single Vitis vinifera cultivar Pinot Noir 40024 chromosome 18, ASM3070453v1 genomic region:
- the LOC100244885 gene encoding pentatricopeptide repeat-containing protein At3g13880, producing MQTPPHNPQPYYLGLPLDSVTYTKLVQCSTRTGSLIHGKLAHMHMIKTCFKPCLFLLNNLLYMYCKCGETDVAKKLFDRMPKRNVVSWNSLISGYTQMGFYHEVMNLFKEARMSDLRLDKFTFSNALSVCGRTLDLRLGRLIHALITVSGLGGPVLLTNSLIDMYCKCGRIDWARLVFESADELDSVSWNSLIAGYVRIGSNDEMLRLLVKMLRHGLNLNSYALGSALKACGSNFSSSIECGKMLHGCAVKLGLDLDVVVGTALLDTYAKIGDLEDATKIFKLMPDPNVVMYNAMIAGFLQMETMADEFANEAMYLFFEMQSRGMKPSEFTFSSILKACSTIEAFECGKQIHAQIFKYNLQSDEFIGNALVELYSLSGSIEDGLKCFHSTPKLDVVSWTSLIVGHVQNGQFEGGLTLFHELLFSGRKPDEFTISIMLSACANLAAVKSGEQIHAYAIKTGIGNFTIIQNSQICMYAKCGDIDSANMTFKETKNPDIVSWSVMISSNAQHGCAKEAVDLFELMKGSGIAPNHITFLGVLVACSHGGLVEEGLRYFEIMKKDHGITPNVKHSACIVDLLGRAGRLAEAESFIMDSGFEGDPVMWRSLLSACRVHKATDTGKRVAERVIELEPEAAASYVLLYNIYNDAGIQMPATEIRNLMKDRGVKKEPGLSWIEVGNVVHSFVAGDRSHPNSQVIYVQLEEMLEEIKKLDYIDEKLVSDASEPKHKDNSMVSYHSEKLAVTFGIISLPRSAPVRVMKNLRSCWHCHETMKLFSRLENREIILRDPIRFHRFRDGSCSCGDYW from the exons ATGCAAACCCCACCTCATAATCCTCAACCATATTATTTGGGGTTGCCGCTAGATTCAGTTACCTATACAAAACTTGTGCAATGCTCTACCAGAACTGGGTCTTTGATCCATGGCAAGCTTGCCCACATGCACATGATCAAAACTTGTTTCAAACCGTGTTTGTTTTTGCTGAACAATCTGCTTTACATGTACTGTAAATGTGGTGAAACGGATGTTGCAAAGAAGTTGTTTGATAGAATGCCTAAACGTAATGTTGTTTCTTGGAACTCCTTGATTTCTGGGTATACACAGATGGGTTTCTATCATGAGGTTATGAACCTGTTTAAGGAAGCGAGAATGTCCGATTTAAGGCTTGATAAATTCACTTTCTCAAATGCTTTGAGCGTTTGTGGACGAACTCTGGATTTGAGATTGGGTAGGTTGATACATGCCTTGATTACTGTCAGTGGGTTGGGTGGTCCAGTTCTTTTGACCAATTCACTTATTGATATGTATTGCAAGTGTGGCCGGATTGATTGGGCAAGGCTGGTGTTTGAGAGTGCAGATGAATTAGATTCTGTCTCCTGGAACTCCTTGATTGCAGGTTATGTTCGAATTGGCTCAAATGATGAAATGTTGAGACTTCTTGTGAAAATGCTTCGGCATGGACTGAATTTGAATAGTTATGCATTAGGAAGTGCCCTGAAGGCATGTGGCTCAAACTTTAGTTCTTCAATAGAATGTGGGAAAATGCTTCACGGGTGTGCAGTCAAACTTGGGTTGGATTTGGATGTTGTTGTTGGAACTGCATTGCTTGATACATATGCAAAAATTGGAGATTTAGAAGATGcaaccaaaattttcaagctCATGCCTGATCCAAATGTTGTCATGTATAATGCCATGATTGCTGGATTCCTGCAAATGGAGACTATGGCTGATGAATTTGCAAATGAAGCCATGTATCTTTTCTTTGAGATGCAAAGTCGAGGAATGAAGCCCTCTGAGTTTACATTCTCGAGCATACTCAAAGCTTGTAGCACCATTGAAGCATTTGAGTGCGGAAAGCAAATTCATGCTCAAATCTTTAAATACAATCTTCAGTCTGATGAGTTCATTGGAAATGCACTTGTTGAGCTGTATTCATTGTCAGGTTCAATTGAGGATGGcctaaaatgttttcattcaactCCCAAGCTAGATGTTGTTTCATGGACATCCCTTATTGTGGGTCATGTTCAAAATGGACAATTTGAGGGTGGACTGACTCTGTTCCATGAATTGCTGTTCTCTGGAAGAAAACCGGATGAGTTCACAATATCAATCATGTTGAGTGCTTGTGCAAATTTGGCAGCAGTAAAGTCTGGTGAGCAGATCCATGCCTATGCAATAAAAACTGGAATCGGAAACTTCACCATCATTCAAAATTCACAGATTTGCATGTATGCCAAATGTGGAGACATAGATTCTGCTAATATGACCTTTAAAGAGACAAAGAATCCCGACATAGTGTCATGGTCTGTGATGATTTCTAGCAATGCACAACATGGATGTGCAAAAGAAGCTGTGGACCTCTTTGAATTGATGAAGGGTTCTGGGATTGCACCTAACCACATTACTTTTCTTGGAGTTCTTGTTGCATGTAGTCATGGGGGACTTGTAGAAGAAGGATTACG ATATTTTGAAATCATGAAGAAAGATCATGGCATAACGCCAAATGTAAAGCATTCTGCCTGCATTGTGGACCTTCTGGGTCGAGCTGGAAGACTAGCCGAGGCAGAAAGCTTCATTATGGACTCAGGCTTTGAGGGCGATCCAGTAATGTGGCGATCTTTATTGAGTGCTTGCAGGGTCCATAAGGCCACTGACACTGGGAAACGTGTTGCAGAGAGAGTAATTGAGCTTGAACCTGAAGCTGCTGCATCATATGTGCTTCTTTACAACATCTACAATGATGCTGGAATACAAATGCCAGCCACAGAAATCAGGAACTTGATGAAAGATCGAGGAGTTAAAAAAGAACCTGGTCTAAGTTGGATTGAGGTTGGAAACGTGGTTCATTCCTTTGTGGCGGGTGATAGGTCTCACCCTAATAGTCAAGTCATTTATGTGCAATTGGAGGAAATGTTGGAGGAGATAAAGAAATTAGATTATATTGATGAGAAGCTTGTTTCTGATGCCTCAGAACCAAAGCACAAGGACAACTCAATGGTCAGCTACCATAGTGAAAAGTTAGCTGTGACTTTTGGGATAATTAGTTTACCAAGATCAGCTCCTGTGAGAGTAATGAAGAACTTGAGAAGCTGTTGGCATtgtcatgaaacaatgaagctCTTCTCAAGGTTGGAAAATAGGGAGATAATTCTTAGGGATCCAATTCGTTTCCATCGCTTCAGAGATGGTTCTTGTTCTTGTGGAGACTACTGGTAA
- the LOC132253214 gene encoding serine/threonine-protein phosphatase 7 long form homolog yields MNVGLPDYCTAGKDIWCTISPLICFHIIEWHRPDRVLRQFGFRQGIPQPCDNESILHKCDMRGRHDVDWTTRHGDYIRRWSSRREHIARGEMAIGSLGYHDPYMVWYRSITIRFLTRTGSFHELLTTSIHQIYDIAPPDDFRIRRLCTTVLEAIHEMDRLDAPFSVDATTQLQPPSGDV; encoded by the exons atgaatgttGGTCTTCCTGATTATTGTACTgctgggaaagatatatggtgcACTATCTCACCTTTGATATGTTTCCACATAATTGAATGGCATAGACCTGATCGAGTATTGCGTCAGTTTGGTTTTCGTCAAGGGATTCCTCAACCATGTGATAATGAGTCAATCTTACACAAATGTGATATGAGAGGTAGACATGATGTTGATTGGACTACTCGACATGGAGACTACATTCGACGTTGGAGCTCTAGGCGTGAGCATATTGCTAGAGGCGAGATGGCTATAGGTTCATTAGGGTATCATGATCCATACATGGTGTGGTATCGCTCCATTACTATTCGGTTTCTTACTCGGACTGGGTCCTTCCACGAGCTATTg ACTACCAGCATACACCAGATATATGATATTGCACCTCCAGATGATTTTCGCATTCGCAGGCTATGTACTACTGTATTAGAGGCCATACATGAGATGGATCGCTTAGATGCTCCATTTAGTGTTGATGCTACTACACAGCTCCAGCCTCCATCAGGAGATGTATGA
- the LOC132253159 gene encoding serine/threonine-protein phosphatase 7 long form homolog has product MLIGLPVDGDVVTGSTCLDWRRVCYSLLGLTPGDTDIDGQRLHLTWLSQSFPTLAPDANEESIQRYTRAYILQLIGGFLFSGKSSDKVHLMFLPLLEDFEVAGRYSWGSACLAWLYRQLCRASHIDTHDISGPLILLQLWVWERFPFIAPHRLRIAPHDDQLPPPPLAIWWRDEFQTTSISMHVLA; this is encoded by the exons ATGTTGATTGGACTACCAGTAGATGGAGATGTAGTTACTGGTAGCACATGTTTAGATTGGAGGCGTGTATGTTATTCTCTATTAGGACTCACTCCTGGAGATACAGACATAGATGGCCAGCGCCTTCATCTTACATGGTTGAGTCAGAGCTTCCCTACTTTGGCACCAGATGCTAATGAGGAGTCTATTCAGCGTTATACTAGGGCTTATATTTTACAGCTCATTGGaggttttctattttcaggAAAGTCTAGTGATAAGGTGCATCTTATGTTTTTACCCCTTCTAGAGGATTTTGAGGTTGCTGGTAGGTATAGTTGGGGTAGTGCCTGTTTAGCTTGGCTTTATCGACAGTTGTGTCGAGCCTCTCATATTGATACACATGATATATCTGGCCCACTGATTTTGCTCCAGTTATGGGTATGGGAAAGGTTCCCATTTATTGCACCTCATCGTTTACGTATAGCTCCACATGATGACCAGCTGCCTCCACCTCCATTGGCCATTtg gtgGAGAGATGAGTTTCAGACTACTTCGATTAGCATGCACGTCTTAGCTTAG